The SAR324 cluster bacterium genome window below encodes:
- the murB gene encoding UDP-N-acetylmuramate dehydrogenase, whose amino-acid sequence MHSSEPWHTELLTLSLNSKIHWDLSLRRYNTLKIGGPARCFVEVENIDDLKQLLTLIDHHSIPWFLIGKGSNILVTDAGWPGIVIRLGQRFKSWEVFPENCQVMAGAGLADVTFAQRCAHLGWSGAEFLAGIPGTIGGAVAMNAGAHGTETCQLLKKVGWLDLHGELHEQSVDEIDFSYRHSSINGSLNKIVVRGLFQLRQENPDLIQQKIKEYKQFREDKQPKHMPNCGSVFKNPPSNPAAKLIEQAGLKGYRIGDAQVSEKHSNFIVNLGHATADDVLKLMRVIQETVSQNYGIRLEPEVQIMEIPN is encoded by the coding sequence ATGCACAGTTCCGAACCATGGCACACTGAACTGTTAACGTTGTCCCTGAATTCAAAAATTCATTGGGATCTGTCGCTTCGACGCTACAACACCCTGAAAATCGGGGGTCCGGCACGCTGTTTTGTTGAAGTGGAAAACATCGATGATTTGAAGCAACTCCTGACTCTGATTGACCATCACAGCATTCCATGGTTTCTGATTGGTAAAGGGTCTAACATACTGGTCACGGACGCAGGCTGGCCGGGGATCGTGATTCGATTGGGGCAGAGATTCAAATCATGGGAAGTTTTTCCTGAAAACTGCCAGGTCATGGCAGGAGCAGGACTGGCCGATGTGACATTTGCCCAACGCTGTGCTCATCTGGGTTGGAGCGGTGCGGAGTTTCTGGCCGGTATTCCAGGCACCATTGGTGGAGCGGTTGCGATGAACGCTGGAGCACATGGTACAGAAACCTGTCAATTGCTGAAAAAAGTAGGGTGGCTTGATCTTCATGGGGAACTTCATGAACAATCTGTAGATGAAATCGATTTTTCTTATCGGCATTCATCCATCAATGGTTCCCTCAATAAAATTGTGGTCAGGGGTTTATTCCAACTCAGACAGGAAAATCCTGATCTCATTCAGCAAAAAATAAAGGAATACAAACAGTTTCGTGAAGACAAGCAGCCCAAACATATGCCAAATTGTGGATCGGTTTTTAAAAATCCACCATCGAATCCTGCGGCAAAGTTGATTGAACAGGCAGGGCTTAAAGGTTATCGGATTGGGGATGCGCAGGTCAGTGAAAAGCATAGTAACTTTATCGTCAATCTTGGTCATGCAACGGCTGACGATGTGCTGAAACTGATGCGTGTTATTCAGGAAACAGTGTCTCAGAATTATGGAATCAGACTGGAACCGGAAGTTCAAATCATGGAAATTCCCAATTAA
- a CDS encoding DUF4115 domain-containing protein translates to MDNQDSLKIIESIGQTLKEKREHKGFSLGYISDITRINFRMLEDIEAGILREEPGPVFVRGFIRSYARQVGMNDQEIQEMIQSVPALQGDEQLHHMDPIKSVGDSGKVSMQPFILGGIILVIVAVAYLGFATFSKQDSDPQLAEEVEEVEVMMEPEPETASAPEVAPEPVPEPAIQEPAKTPEPVATVKPVETAPVQAPVPESMDYLRLKISARELTWLTVTADNEKPHEILLQPGEAMEWSASENYLLNISNTKHVDVLLNSKPLKVDQKKDLLVNWTITRDMLE, encoded by the coding sequence ATGGACAATCAAGACAGCCTTAAAATCATCGAATCCATTGGACAAACGCTTAAAGAAAAACGAGAGCATAAAGGATTTTCTCTCGGGTATATTTCTGACATCACCCGTATCAATTTCCGGATGCTGGAAGATATTGAAGCAGGAATTCTGCGTGAAGAACCAGGGCCTGTGTTTGTGAGAGGTTTTATCAGGTCCTATGCCCGACAGGTAGGCATGAACGATCAGGAAATCCAGGAAATGATTCAATCTGTTCCCGCCTTGCAGGGCGATGAACAACTGCATCACATGGATCCGATCAAATCAGTGGGGGACAGTGGTAAAGTCTCGATGCAGCCTTTTATTCTGGGTGGTATCATTCTGGTGATTGTGGCCGTAGCATATCTTGGCTTTGCCACCTTCAGCAAACAGGACAGTGACCCACAGCTCGCTGAAGAAGTTGAGGAAGTTGAAGTCATGATGGAACCCGAACCGGAAACGGCATCAGCACCAGAAGTAGCGCCGGAACCAGTGCCCGAACCTGCAATTCAGGAACCCGCAAAAACGCCAGAGCCTGTAGCTACCGTCAAACCTGTGGAAACGGCACCCGTACAGGCACCCGTACCTGAATCTATGGATTATTTACGACTAAAAATATCCGCACGTGAACTGACTTGGCTTACAGTTACTGCGGATAATGAAAAACCGCATGAAATTCTGCTGCAACCCGGCGAAGCGATGGAATGGAGTGCTTCTGAAAATTACCTGCTGAACATCAGCAATACCAAACATGTCGACGTATTATTGAACAGCAAACCGCTCAAGGTCGACCAGAAGAAAGATTTGTTGGTCAACTGGACGATTACCAGAGATATGCTTGAATAA
- the mtnP gene encoding S-methyl-5'-thioadenosine phosphorylase, whose product MKVGIIGGSGLYDMAGLKNVEEIRISTPFGEPSDIFVCGELHDIPVVFLPRHGRGHRLLPTEIPFLANIWGLKKLGVTHLISVSAVGSLKEEIEPGHIVFPDQFIDLTKQRRSTFFGNGIAAHTQFGDPVCSKLTDVMIKAANDVGATFHKGGTYVCIEGPSFSSRAESTIYRSWGASVIGMTNAQEAKLAREAEMAFVSIALATDYDCWHQSAEEVTIEQILKVMHANIETSRKIVARTLELLTPDFPCSQENALQYSIVTQRDKIPEEIQKNLSIIIGKYL is encoded by the coding sequence ATGAAAGTAGGAATTATTGGCGGCAGTGGGCTTTATGACATGGCTGGTCTGAAAAATGTTGAAGAAATTCGCATTTCCACGCCCTTTGGCGAACCCTCTGATATTTTTGTGTGTGGAGAACTGCATGACATCCCTGTGGTTTTTTTACCACGTCACGGACGGGGACACCGCCTTTTACCAACAGAGATTCCTTTTCTGGCCAACATCTGGGGCTTGAAAAAACTTGGCGTGACCCATTTGATTTCTGTCAGTGCGGTGGGAAGTCTTAAAGAGGAAATTGAGCCGGGACATATCGTTTTTCCTGATCAGTTCATAGACCTGACCAAACAGCGTCGATCCACCTTTTTTGGCAATGGCATTGCGGCACACACCCAGTTTGGCGATCCTGTCTGTTCAAAACTCACAGACGTGATGATCAAAGCCGCCAATGATGTGGGAGCAACCTTTCATAAGGGTGGTACCTATGTCTGTATTGAAGGCCCTTCTTTTTCATCCCGTGCAGAATCCACCATCTACCGCTCCTGGGGTGCTTCGGTGATCGGCATGACCAATGCGCAGGAAGCAAAACTGGCCCGGGAAGCTGAAATGGCGTTTGTCTCCATCGCGCTGGCAACGGATTATGACTGCTGGCATCAATCCGCGGAAGAAGTCACGATTGAGCAAATTCTGAAAGTCATGCATGCCAATATCGAAACTTCCAGAAAAATTGTGGCTCGAACACTGGAACTCCTGACACCTGATTTCCCTTGCAGTCAGGAAAATGCCCTGCAGTATTCCATTGTGACCCAGCGGGATAAAATCCCTGAAGAAATTCAGAAAAATCTCAGTATCATTATCGGCAAATATCTTTGA
- a CDS encoding exodeoxyribonuclease VII large subunit, producing MAVPFEIEVPAILTAETPNSYQNTDSGNEDKTSIWTVTELTRRIKALLETGLGAVSLQGELSNFKQSAQGHLYFVIKDAQAQIRGVMFRQSAQRLKFRVEDGLEVIVKGSLSVYPPRGEYQLTITSMEPKGIGALQLAFEQLKKKLTEEGLFLPEHKQKIPFFPKRIGIITSPTGSVIHDMLNVLNRRFPGVHVILFPAAVQGTPAPAELMEGLRYFNEISPQSVDVIIIGRGGGSMEDLWAFNHEGLARTIFSSKIPVISAVGHETDFTIADFVSDLRAPTPSAAMELAVPVRRELELLLEDYSLRFERVMSRRMEELKQRLDLTTRILSNPETLIVQYLQRVDDLSSRLSSSFMSQRLLRFRKWQTASQKLKLLSPSKELHNQQQMLKQQEIRLIKALEAHLTKAQDQFHQQVQLLDSLSPLATLGRGYSIILDKKNKPVRSVSKLLPDELVTLKLSDGEAETRVLRTIPQKQQGAMPD from the coding sequence ATGGCTGTTCCTTTTGAAATTGAAGTTCCTGCCATCCTGACGGCTGAAACGCCCAACAGTTATCAGAACACCGACTCAGGAAACGAAGACAAAACATCCATCTGGACTGTCACAGAACTAACCCGACGTATCAAAGCACTTCTGGAAACAGGACTGGGTGCAGTGAGTCTTCAGGGGGAACTGTCCAATTTCAAACAATCCGCCCAGGGACATTTATATTTTGTAATCAAGGACGCCCAGGCCCAGATCAGGGGAGTGATGTTCCGTCAGTCGGCACAGCGCCTTAAATTCAGGGTAGAAGATGGCCTGGAAGTGATTGTGAAAGGGTCGCTGAGCGTGTATCCCCCCAGAGGTGAGTATCAACTGACCATCACCTCGATGGAACCGAAAGGCATTGGAGCTCTGCAACTGGCCTTTGAACAATTGAAAAAAAAACTGACTGAAGAAGGTCTGTTTTTACCCGAGCATAAACAGAAAATTCCGTTTTTCCCTAAACGAATAGGCATCATCACGTCTCCCACAGGCTCTGTCATCCATGACATGCTCAACGTGCTCAACCGCCGATTCCCGGGAGTGCATGTCATTTTATTTCCCGCGGCAGTGCAGGGAACACCGGCTCCGGCAGAACTGATGGAAGGCTTGCGTTACTTCAATGAAATCAGCCCTCAGTCTGTGGATGTGATCATTATTGGCAGGGGCGGTGGTTCCATGGAAGATTTGTGGGCGTTCAACCATGAAGGTCTGGCAAGAACAATTTTTTCCTCAAAAATCCCGGTGATTTCCGCTGTAGGACATGAAACCGATTTCACCATTGCGGATTTTGTCAGTGATTTACGGGCTCCCACACCTTCAGCGGCGATGGAACTTGCCGTGCCAGTACGGAGAGAACTTGAATTGCTGCTGGAAGATTATTCTCTCAGATTTGAACGGGTGATGTCCCGACGCATGGAGGAGCTGAAACAACGTCTGGATTTAACAACCCGAATCCTCAGCAATCCGGAAACTCTGATTGTTCAGTATCTGCAACGAGTCGATGATCTGTCCTCACGTTTAAGCAGTTCATTCATGAGCCAGAGACTGCTTCGGTTCAGGAAATGGCAGACCGCGTCACAGAAATTGAAACTGTTGAGTCCCTCCAAAGAATTACACAATCAGCAACAAATGCTGAAACAGCAGGAAATCCGTTTGATCAAGGCACTTGAAGCTCATCTGACAAAAGCACAGGACCAGTTTCATCAACAGGTCCAACTGTTGGATTCACTTAGCCCGCTGGCCACATTGGGACGTGGATACAGCATCATTCTCGACAAGAAAAACAAGCCTGTTCGTTCGGTCAGTAAACTTTTGCCAGATGAGCTAGTGACCCTCAAACTTTCAGATGGTGAAGCAGAGACCCGGGTGCTCCGGACAATACCGCAGAAACAGCAGGGAGCAATGCCTGACTGA
- a CDS encoding HPr family phosphocarrier protein, with translation MRTEHVTIINRLGLHARAAAQLLKLANQFKSGISLIKGTQKANAKTIMELLMLAATKGTSLTITAEGADEDAAVEAIVELINNKFNELE, from the coding sequence ATGAGAACAGAGCATGTCACGATCATAAATCGCCTGGGTTTACACGCCCGGGCCGCCGCCCAGCTCCTTAAACTGGCTAACCAGTTCAAGTCTGGCATCTCTTTGATCAAAGGCACTCAAAAAGCCAACGCAAAGACCATCATGGAACTTCTGATGCTGGCCGCAACCAAGGGAACCTCCCTGACCATCACCGCGGAAGGCGCCGATGAAGATGCCGCTGTTGAGGCCATTGTTGAACTCATCAATAACAAGTTCAACGAACTGGAGTAG
- the tadA gene encoding Flp pilus assembly complex ATPase component TadA → MSLLNEFITEGLIDADALEILNGANVSSDWEKLRFLTKQGWIAEESILNALSLRYHLPLLSDFPDMIPEPLALEIFEKTRIMILVIDQKTCGLLSIHSDWFQMDYARFRWGRPVEWVLCPEARINRPLNGSDAPEQADQISAAEQFQKILKQTVELGGSDIHLEPSNQGLKVRVRVDGHLRELTRLPLYLQSLVLSHVKIRSGMDIAIRRKPQDGHHSYHASNGKTFDIRVSSLPTETGEKIVLRLLDQTPVQYQLESLGFMKEDLGVLLRGCQLNSGLLLVVGPTGSGKTTTLYAMLHEIHSVTRNIITIEDPVEYHIDGMNQVSVKQDPNVSFASVLRASLRQDPDVILVGEIRDEETAQVAVKAALTGHLVLSTLHSVDCATTIQRMLNLGVSADLLAETVKLVISQRLVRRVCTHPETETNCSLCHGSGYHGRTPIYEILRIDTPMQEKIRQGISGHALFTGDGFYYQSFRSTALELIRRQITTDEELRPFLTE, encoded by the coding sequence ATGAGCCTCCTGAATGAATTTATCACAGAAGGTCTGATTGATGCGGACGCTCTGGAAATTTTGAACGGCGCCAATGTTTCGTCAGACTGGGAAAAACTGCGGTTTCTCACCAAACAGGGCTGGATTGCTGAAGAGAGCATCCTGAATGCTTTGTCCCTGCGCTATCATCTCCCCCTGTTGTCCGATTTCCCGGATATGATCCCCGAACCACTGGCCCTTGAGATCTTTGAGAAAACCCGCATCATGATTCTGGTCATTGACCAGAAAACATGCGGTTTGTTATCGATCCACTCCGACTGGTTTCAAATGGATTATGCCCGATTCCGCTGGGGAAGACCTGTGGAATGGGTTCTTTGCCCTGAAGCTCGAATCAATCGTCCGTTGAACGGAAGTGACGCACCCGAACAGGCTGACCAGATTTCAGCCGCGGAACAATTTCAAAAAATCCTGAAGCAGACCGTGGAACTGGGCGGTTCTGACATCCACCTGGAACCCTCAAATCAGGGCTTAAAAGTCCGCGTTCGCGTTGATGGACACCTCCGTGAATTGACAAGACTTCCCCTTTATCTTCAAAGCCTGGTCCTCTCGCATGTTAAAATCCGATCTGGAATGGATATTGCCATCCGCCGTAAACCTCAGGATGGACACCATTCTTATCATGCCTCCAATGGCAAAACCTTTGATATCAGAGTTTCGTCGCTACCAACTGAAACCGGTGAAAAAATCGTGTTGCGCCTTCTGGATCAAACCCCGGTTCAATATCAACTGGAATCGCTGGGATTCATGAAAGAGGATTTGGGCGTGCTGTTGCGGGGTTGCCAGTTGAACAGTGGCTTGCTACTGGTGGTTGGGCCTACCGGAAGTGGAAAAACCACCACGTTGTATGCCATGTTGCATGAAATCCATTCGGTGACCCGCAACATCATCACCATTGAAGATCCTGTGGAATATCACATTGACGGGATGAATCAGGTATCCGTGAAACAGGACCCGAATGTTTCCTTTGCCAGTGTGCTACGAGCGTCTCTCAGACAAGATCCGGATGTGATTCTTGTTGGAGAAATACGGGATGAAGAAACGGCACAAGTCGCTGTGAAAGCCGCACTCACGGGACATCTGGTGCTATCCACACTGCACAGCGTGGATTGTGCCACCACCATTCAACGGATGCTCAATCTGGGTGTGTCCGCTGATCTGCTGGCCGAAACAGTCAAACTGGTGATCTCCCAAAGATTGGTACGCCGTGTGTGCACACACCCTGAAACGGAAACCAACTGCTCCCTGTGCCATGGTTCAGGATATCATGGCCGCACACCGATTTATGAAATTCTCAGGATTGACACACCCATGCAGGAAAAAATTCGTCAGGGCATTTCAGGACATGCGTTATTCACAGGTGATGGATTTTATTATCAGTCATTCCGAAGCACCGCGTTGGAACTGATCCGTCGCCAGATCACAACTGATGAGGAATTACGACCTTTTCTAACGGAATAA
- a CDS encoding homoserine O-succinyltransferase, which translates to MTVIIPDLYHARELLETNRIKCISPQDASRQDIRPLRIGILNIMPQCQDYEFNILHPLGLSILQVDPVWIKLASHNYQSSNQEHINELYITYEDAVVEEPLDGMIVTGAPVEHIEFEKVKYWEEISGILIHAVKNCTSVMGICWGGLALAKLQGIDKFNYQKKLFGVFELHNISKPSHPVVGEMDDLFWCPQSRHAGIDDRILEQARNDGRLNLLAHSQECGYVIFETPDHRSIMHIGHPEYNARRLVQEALRDAQMHNVPEPANFDIHHPVNRWRGNRNVFFFSWLKYCYDQISI; encoded by the coding sequence ATGACAGTTATAATCCCTGATTTATACCATGCCCGGGAGTTGCTGGAAACCAACCGGATCAAATGCATCTCCCCCCAGGACGCATCCCGTCAGGATATCCGTCCGCTCCGAATCGGTATTTTGAATATTATGCCGCAGTGTCAGGATTATGAATTCAATATTCTTCATCCGCTCGGACTTTCTATCCTGCAGGTGGATCCTGTCTGGATCAAACTGGCATCTCATAACTATCAAAGTTCCAATCAGGAACACATCAACGAACTTTATATTACTTATGAGGATGCTGTCGTGGAAGAACCGCTGGATGGGATGATTGTTACAGGAGCACCCGTCGAGCACATTGAATTTGAGAAGGTGAAATACTGGGAAGAAATCAGCGGAATCCTGATACATGCTGTAAAAAATTGCACGAGTGTCATGGGAATTTGCTGGGGCGGGCTTGCCTTGGCTAAACTTCAGGGGATTGACAAATTCAACTATCAGAAAAAATTATTCGGAGTGTTTGAACTCCACAATATTTCAAAACCATCTCATCCTGTCGTGGGCGAAATGGATGATCTGTTCTGGTGCCCCCAAAGTCGTCATGCGGGCATTGATGACCGGATTCTGGAGCAGGCACGCAATGACGGGCGTCTGAACCTGCTGGCCCACAGTCAGGAATGTGGATATGTCATTTTTGAAACACCGGATCACCGAAGCATCATGCACATCGGACATCCGGAATACAATGCCAGGCGTCTGGTTCAAGAGGCCTTACGGGATGCGCAAATGCATAACGTTCCAGAACCTGCCAATTTCGATATCCATCATCCAGTCAATCGCTGGAGGGGAAACCGAAATGTATTTTTCTTCAGTTGGCTGAAATATTGTTATGATCAGATCAGTATTTGA
- the rsfS gene encoding ribosome silencing factor translates to MKIIGMDLANAIMDQLADAKSKRLMLFDVREVSTITDYVIIAEGTSQTHVKGIADRVVKHFKNQEIQGDAEGYQEGSWVLLDYDTVIVHVFHPETRQYYKIEELFKPYLIQSREND, encoded by the coding sequence TTGAAAATCATTGGAATGGATCTGGCCAACGCCATCATGGATCAACTGGCTGACGCGAAAAGTAAACGATTGATGCTGTTTGATGTTCGTGAGGTTTCAACCATCACAGACTATGTGATTATCGCGGAAGGAACTTCTCAAACTCACGTCAAGGGAATCGCAGACCGGGTCGTGAAGCATTTCAAAAATCAGGAGATTCAGGGCGATGCGGAAGGTTATCAGGAAGGCAGTTGGGTCTTGCTGGATTATGATACTGTGATCGTGCATGTATTTCATCCGGAAACACGTCAGTACTATAAAATTGAAGAACTCTTCAAACCCTATCTGATTCAATCCCGTGAAAATGATTGA
- a CDS encoding FtsQ-type POTRA domain-containing protein gives MQDLKNHSTRRQGKPVARKPALKLKISEDRKHRLKMVMIKNKGVLHQKFSESLALSDISKLTLLKVIQYLTGMAALGFVCFTMIGSLAQSDSFFEQPARKIGIEGQTLLSKNEIVQATGIHPGESLMQWDPYFLASNLQQQPVIRSAWVRKSYPDTLHIRIREHRPAAFIKNGKSWLWISRDQVPLKVVKKLPEPVPVITGNFGRIVQGKTIRSADLERGMKLLDLIEREVAEMIPMILEINVSDPLNLQLSLRQSTIRVNLGQEQHLDRLKQFSEMLSEQKLSDQILSVDLRHADKIRIVYRTPADRRS, from the coding sequence ATGCAGGATCTCAAAAATCATTCAACCAGACGCCAGGGGAAACCGGTCGCCCGTAAACCGGCATTGAAGCTGAAAATCAGTGAAGACCGAAAACATCGCCTCAAAATGGTCATGATTAAAAACAAGGGCGTCCTGCATCAAAAATTCAGTGAATCTCTGGCCTTGTCTGATATTTCGAAACTTACTTTACTCAAAGTGATTCAATACCTGACTGGCATGGCCGCCTTGGGCTTCGTGTGTTTTACAATGATCGGCAGTCTGGCACAGAGCGATTCATTTTTTGAACAACCCGCGCGCAAAATCGGCATTGAAGGCCAAACGTTGCTGTCAAAAAATGAGATTGTTCAAGCTACAGGAATCCACCCCGGGGAGTCTCTCATGCAGTGGGATCCGTATTTTCTGGCATCAAATCTTCAGCAACAGCCCGTAATTCGGTCGGCCTGGGTTCGTAAATCCTATCCTGACACACTCCACATTCGAATCAGGGAACATCGCCCGGCCGCCTTCATTAAAAATGGGAAATCCTGGTTGTGGATCTCCCGGGATCAGGTTCCGCTGAAAGTGGTGAAAAAACTCCCTGAACCTGTTCCTGTCATCACCGGCAATTTTGGCAGAATTGTGCAGGGAAAAACCATCCGGTCTGCGGATCTTGAACGAGGCATGAAATTGCTGGATCTGATTGAACGGGAAGTTGCGGAAATGATCCCGATGATTCTGGAAATCAATGTTTCTGATCCTCTAAATCTCCAACTCAGTCTACGTCAATCAACCATCAGAGTGAATCTTGGTCAGGAACAACACCTTGATCGCCTGAAACAGTTTTCGGAAATGCTGTCTGAGCAGAAACTGTCAGATCAGATACTCTCCGTGGATCTCCGCCATGCTGACAAAATCCGGATTGTTTATCGCACACCTGCTGACCGCCGTTCATGA
- the aroE gene encoding shikimate dehydrogenase — translation MPGSLNGNTRLYGIIGNPVQHTFSPAMHNGAFSALNLNAIYVAFPVLPELLESAVKGLKALNIAGINVTVPYKTAIIPFLDDITPLAQSIGAVNTVIHHNGCLTGTNTDGPGFVRSLQKISFDPAQKTIGILGAGGSARAILATLAKNGAKHLLLNNRTHARAEALVAEFQPLFPHIPLEAVSLEALYPQELDLLINTTSAGMKEPIAPVDLKRFSTIRNVVDIIYNPPETKFLEQARQLGIPAMNGLGMLLFQGCEAFEFWTGQKAPEEVMKTELLKQISTK, via the coding sequence ATGCCCGGTTCCCTCAATGGAAACACCCGACTCTATGGCATTATCGGGAATCCTGTCCAGCACACATTTTCCCCTGCCATGCACAATGGTGCTTTTTCAGCACTGAATCTTAATGCCATTTATGTTGCTTTTCCCGTTTTGCCAGAACTACTGGAATCAGCCGTCAAAGGACTGAAAGCGCTCAACATTGCCGGAATCAACGTCACAGTGCCCTACAAAACAGCCATCATACCATTTCTGGACGACATCACACCACTGGCTCAAAGCATTGGTGCTGTGAATACGGTGATCCATCACAATGGATGTTTGACAGGGACCAACACCGATGGGCCCGGATTTGTTCGATCTCTACAGAAAATTTCCTTTGATCCTGCTCAAAAAACCATTGGAATCCTTGGGGCTGGAGGATCTGCCAGAGCTATTTTGGCAACCCTCGCTAAAAACGGTGCAAAGCATCTGCTGTTAAACAATCGGACTCATGCCAGAGCTGAAGCGCTTGTTGCGGAATTCCAGCCTCTTTTCCCACACATCCCCCTGGAAGCCGTTTCTCTGGAAGCACTCTACCCGCAGGAACTGGACCTTCTGATCAACACCACGTCTGCCGGCATGAAAGAACCGATAGCCCCTGTTGATCTGAAACGTTTCTCAACCATCCGGAATGTAGTGGATATTATCTACAATCCCCCTGAAACAAAATTTTTGGAACAGGCCCGACAACTGGGAATTCCAGCGATGAATGGACTCGGAATGCTGTTATTCCAGGGATGTGAAGCCTTTGAATTCTGGACAGGACAGAAAGCGCCTGAAGAAGTGATGAAAACTGAATTACTGAAACAAATCTCCACAAAATAA
- a CDS encoding TIGR01212 family radical SAM protein (This family includes YhcC from E. coli K-12, an uncharacterized radical SAM protein.), protein MNNTNAAPQRSGHGFDYDKPYLPLSQHYRRIFKQKVFKVSVSVAQTCPNRENQQVCIFCDEWGSAAYHTIAQQSLSEQIRINREAIRTRYRAEKFLIYFQSYTNTFGKIREMETLFHAAMQETDVVGLVIGTRPDCLPSRIVKLFETISKTHFISVELGIQTLDNEQLAFLSRGHDRECSISAINKLRDAGLQDICAHLMFGLPGETDQQLVQTAHQLSAMGITGVKLHNLHVLKNTPLETLFNKGLFTPVDLEEYARKVSLFLEHLSPEIAVHRLAAVASRWDELVAPDWTREKMRPTQFIEDTMRQNQSWQGKHYVRIQC, encoded by the coding sequence TTGAATAACACAAATGCCGCGCCACAAAGATCCGGCCACGGTTTTGATTATGACAAACCCTATCTTCCGTTGAGTCAGCATTATCGGAGGATTTTTAAGCAGAAAGTGTTTAAAGTCAGTGTCTCTGTTGCGCAAACCTGCCCGAACCGTGAAAACCAGCAGGTTTGTATTTTTTGTGACGAATGGGGTTCTGCCGCTTATCACACCATAGCCCAGCAATCCTTGAGCGAACAAATCCGAATCAACCGGGAAGCCATTCGGACACGATACCGTGCTGAAAAATTCCTGATTTATTTTCAGTCCTATACCAATACTTTTGGAAAAATCAGGGAAATGGAAACGCTGTTTCATGCCGCAATGCAGGAAACGGATGTGGTTGGACTTGTGATCGGAACCCGTCCGGACTGTCTGCCTTCCCGAATTGTAAAACTGTTTGAAACAATTTCAAAAACACATTTTATTTCAGTAGAATTAGGAATTCAAACTCTCGATAATGAGCAATTAGCATTTCTCTCCCGTGGCCATGACAGAGAATGCTCTATCAGTGCGATCAATAAGTTGAGAGACGCGGGATTGCAGGATATTTGCGCGCATTTGATGTTTGGACTCCCCGGAGAGACAGACCAACAACTGGTTCAAACGGCACACCAATTATCGGCGATGGGAATTACAGGCGTGAAACTCCACAATCTGCATGTGCTTAAAAACACACCCCTTGAAACACTATTCAACAAAGGACTTTTCACCCCTGTCGACCTTGAGGAATACGCACGCAAGGTGTCACTGTTTCTGGAACATCTTTCACCCGAAATCGCGGTGCATCGTCTGGCAGCCGTTGCGTCCCGCTGGGATGAGCTAGTTGCTCCTGACTGGACCCGTGAAAAAATGAGACCCACCCAATTTATTGAAGATACCATGCGGCAAAATCAAAGCTGGCAGGGCAAACATTATGTAAGGATACAATGCTGA